In Flavobacteriaceae bacterium, the following proteins share a genomic window:
- the truA gene encoding tRNA pseudouridine(38-40) synthase TruA: protein MRYFIELSYNGKAYHGWQNQPNAITVQEILENALSLLFKEKIEVIGAGRTDAGVHALQMFAHFDTDNKFEIETLKFKLNSFLPKDIAIHDITLVKTDAHTRFDALSREYIYRVSLKKDVFAYEGAYYLKHFLDIEKMNAAAKLLFEYEDFKCFSRSNTDVKTYNCTIMKALWERVGDELVFTIKANRFLRNMVRAIVGTMINIGTGKMEVEELHTVIKSKNRSKAGASVPGYALYLSKIEYPNNLSEN, encoded by the coding sequence GTGAGATATTTTATAGAACTTTCTTATAATGGAAAAGCTTATCACGGTTGGCAAAATCAACCTAATGCAATTACTGTACAAGAAATTTTAGAGAATGCATTGTCATTACTTTTTAAAGAAAAAATAGAGGTTATTGGAGCGGGTCGTACTGATGCTGGAGTTCATGCTTTGCAAATGTTCGCACATTTTGATACAGATAATAAGTTTGAAATCGAAACTTTAAAATTTAAGCTTAATTCATTTTTACCAAAAGATATAGCAATTCATGATATAACATTAGTGAAAACCGATGCACATACACGTTTTGATGCATTAAGTAGAGAATATATTTATAGAGTTTCTTTAAAAAAAGATGTGTTTGCTTATGAAGGGGCGTATTATTTAAAACATTTTTTGGATATCGAGAAAATGAATGCGGCTGCAAAACTATTATTTGAATACGAAGATTTTAAATGTTTCTCAAGAAGTAATACGGATGTGAAAACATATAATTGCACTATTATGAAAGCGTTATGGGAGAGGGTAGGTGATGAATTAGTTTTTACAATTAAAGCTAATCGTTTTTTAAGAAATATGGTAAGAGCAATTGTTGGAACAATGATAAATATTGGTACAGGAAAGATGGAAGTTGAAGAATTGCATACTGTTATTAAATCTAAAAATAGGTCCAAGGCAGGAGCTTCAGTTCCAGGCTATGCTTTATATTTGTCTAAGATTGAATATCCAAATAATTTAAGTGAAAACTAA
- a CDS encoding transporter translates to MSNIYGQQDITDAVRFSTDNIEGTARFKALSGAFGALGGDLSAVSLNPAGSAVFNESIFSASISNFDIDNTTTYLGTINSNNTDSSFDLNQAGAVFIFNNRDEDSPWRKVTIGLTYEQTQNFDNSFFASGTNSNSIDRYFLANAQGLRLDEISVLDGETFDEAYGEIGSIFGFRNQQALLAFESFIIDPVQDLDDNIVYTSNIDDGDAINRFSQEFSSATRGNNGKLTFNAAIQHKNNIYLGVNLNSHFINFDRTTFFFEENDNPGSQVREVAFENNLSTTGAGFSFQLGGIAKLNDFLRVGFTYDSPIWYTIDEESTQALSVLSDGFASPDIFAPQIINVFPDYRLRTPGKITASAALVINKSGLISFDYSRKDFGNIRFNPSSDSNLAIQNNLINQNLTSASTYRIGGEYRFNNWSYRGGYRFEESPYSDTDFYGNLTGFSLGLGYDFGGTKIDFAYQNSNREINSRLFNGSVNNNDANGFTDTTRIDADNSSLTLTLTMSL, encoded by the coding sequence ATGTCTAATATTTATGGACAGCAAGACATTACAGATGCAGTAAGATTTTCTACAGACAATATTGAAGGGACAGCTCGTTTTAAAGCTTTAAGTGGTGCTTTTGGCGCTCTTGGAGGTGATTTAAGTGCAGTAAGCTTGAATCCTGCTGGATCTGCAGTATTTAATGAAAGTATTTTTTCTGCTTCTATCTCAAATTTTGATATAGATAATACAACAACATATTTGGGCACAATAAATTCCAATAATACAGATTCTTCTTTTGATTTAAATCAAGCTGGAGCCGTTTTTATTTTTAACAACAGAGATGAAGATTCTCCTTGGAGAAAAGTTACCATTGGTTTAACTTATGAGCAAACTCAAAATTTTGATAATTCTTTCTTTGCTTCCGGAACTAATTCTAATTCAATAGATCGTTATTTTTTAGCTAATGCTCAAGGATTAAGGTTAGATGAAATTTCAGTTTTAGATGGAGAAACTTTTGATGAAGCTTATGGAGAGATTGGTTCAATTTTTGGATTTAGGAATCAACAAGCATTATTGGCATTCGAATCTTTTATTATTGACCCTGTACAAGATCTAGATGACAACATAGTCTATACTTCTAATATTGATGACGGAGATGCTATTAATAGGTTTAGTCAAGAATTCTCATCGGCTACAAGAGGAAATAATGGCAAACTAACTTTTAATGCAGCTATACAGCATAAAAACAATATCTATTTAGGTGTAAATTTAAATTCCCATTTTATTAATTTTGATCGCACAACTTTTTTCTTTGAAGAAAATGATAACCCAGGATCACAAGTTAGAGAGGTTGCTTTCGAAAATAATTTATCTACAACTGGAGCAGGATTTTCTTTTCAGTTAGGAGGAATTGCTAAATTAAATGATTTTTTACGTGTAGGATTTACCTATGATTCTCCTATATGGTATACTATAGATGAAGAAAGTACTCAAGCATTATCTGTACTAAGTGATGGATTTGCAAGTCCTGATATTTTTGCTCCTCAAATAATTAATGTTTTCCCTGATTATAGATTGCGAACGCCAGGTAAAATAACTGCTAGTGCTGCTTTAGTTATTAATAAGAGTGGGTTAATTAGTTTTGATTATTCAAGAAAAGATTTTGGAAACATTAGGTTTAATCCTTCTTCAGATTCAAATTTAGCTATACAAAATAATTTAATTAATCAAAATTTAACTTCTGCGTCTACATATCGAATTGGAGGAGAATATCGTTTTAATAATTGGAGTTATAGAGGGGGATATCGTTTTGAAGAAAGCCCGTATTCAGACACTGATTTTTATGGAAACTTAACTGGTTTCTCTCTAGGATTGGGCTATGATTTTGGAGGTACTAAAATAGATTTTGCATATCAGAACTCAAATCGAGAAATAAATAGTCGTCTATTTAATGGCAGTGTTAATAATAACGATGCTAATGGTTTTACAGACACTACACGTATAGACGCTGACAATTCTAGTCTTACATTAACATTAACTATGAGTTTATAA
- a CDS encoding metallophosphoesterase, whose amino-acid sequence MTKILLLSDTHSYIDDDILKYVKQADEVWHAGDIGDLKVADSIKSLKPLRAVYGNIDDAKVRMEFPEHNRFICEGMNIWITHIGGYPNRYDIRVKDAIIKNPPDIFICGHSHILKVMRDKKLNILHMNPGAVGKHGFHKARTMLRFEVNNGTIENLEVIEFKRH is encoded by the coding sequence ATGACAAAAATTCTTTTACTTTCTGATACGCACAGTTATATTGACGACGATATTTTAAAATATGTAAAACAAGCAGATGAAGTATGGCATGCTGGAGATATTGGAGATTTAAAAGTCGCTGATAGTATTAAATCTCTAAAACCGCTAAGAGCTGTTTATGGTAATATTGACGATGCGAAAGTACGTATGGAATTTCCCGAGCATAATCGTTTTATTTGTGAGGGTATGAATATATGGATTACACACATTGGAGGATATCCTAACCGATACGATATTAGAGTTAAGGATGCTATAATAAAGAACCCTCCAGATATTTTTATATGTGGTCATTCTCACATTTTAAAAGTAATGCGGGATAAAAAATTAAATATCTTACATATGAATCCTGGTGCAGTAGGTAAGCACGGTTTTCATAAAGCAAGAACAATGCTTCGCTTTGAAGTCAATAATGGTACTATTGAAAATTTAGAAGTTATTGAATTTAAAAGACATTAA
- a CDS encoding 30S ribosomal protein S20 yields MANHKSSLKRIRSNEAKRLRNKYQHKTTRNAIRKLRELTDKKEAEKLFPSVASMVDKLAKKNIIHANKAANLKSGLTKFVASL; encoded by the coding sequence ATGGCAAATCATAAGTCATCATTAAAAAGAATTAGAAGTAACGAAGCTAAACGTTTAAGAAATAAGTATCAGCATAAAACTACACGTAATGCGATTAGAAAATTACGTGAGCTTACAGATAAGAAAGAAGCTGAAAAATTATTTCCTTCTGTAGCTTCAATGGTAGATAAATTAGCAAAGAAAAATATTATTCATGCTAATAAAGCTGCTAACTTAAAATCAGGATTAACAAAATTTGTTGCTTCTTTATAA
- a CDS encoding DUF4293 family protein produces the protein MLQRIQTLYLLVVAIISLGLIFVFYLWTLNKIPFFAKDDILYLSLFIGSGILAFISIFIFKNRKLQFVLGRLNIILNFTLLALFVYRLLNTPGENQISENGVGVLLPLFSIVFLVLANKAIKKDEDLVKSVDRLR, from the coding sequence ATGCTTCAAAGAATTCAAACCTTATACTTATTGGTCGTTGCGATTATTTCACTAGGATTAATATTTGTATTTTATTTATGGACACTTAATAAAATACCATTTTTTGCTAAAGATGATATATTATATTTAAGTTTGTTTATAGGTTCTGGAATTTTAGCATTTATTTCAATATTTATATTTAAAAATAGGAAGTTGCAATTTGTTTTGGGACGACTTAATATCATATTAAACTTTACTTTACTAGCATTGTTTGTATATCGATTACTAAACACACCTGGAGAAAATCAAATTTCTGAGAATGGTGTTGGGGTGCTTCTCCCTTTGTTTTCTATCGTATTTTTGGTTTTAGCTAATAAAGCCATTAAAAAAGATGAAGACCTTGTAAAATCTGTAGATCGATTGAGATAA
- a CDS encoding transcription termination factor Rho: MFEISQLKEMKLPELQEIAKKLNISKYRSLKKLDLVYQILDYQAANPVPVKTDEKPAPKPKRERIQKPKQNNSTPQKIVEPKNKPQQPNKNNTPKLESASKVVNTQKEVAEVKTQTPESSNTAQQTKVESQAQQKNRSNQNRSQQKDSKPQSNKNQNKGNHNNNGNKDGRNRYREPDFEFDAIIESEGVLDIMQDGYGFLRSSDYNYLSSPDDIYVSQSQIRLFGLKTGDTVLGHVRPPKEGEKYFPLIKVVSINGQDPKVVRDRVSFEHLTPLFPKEKFNLAEKQSTISTRIMDLFSPIGKGQRGMIVSQPKTGKTMLLKDVANAIAANHPEVYQMILLIDERPEEVTDMQRNVRGEVIASTFDKEAHEHVKIANIVLEKAKRLVECGHDVVILLDSITRLARAYNTVQPASGKILSGGVDANALHKPKRFFGAARNIENGGSLSIIATALTETGSKMDEVIFEEFKGTGNMELQLDRKISNRRIFPAIDLTSSSTRRDDLLLDDNTIQRMWVMRKYLADMNPVEAMEFINDRFKQTRNNEEFLISMNS; encoded by the coding sequence ATGTTTGAAATTTCACAATTAAAAGAAATGAAGCTTCCTGAATTACAGGAAATCGCAAAAAAATTAAATATTTCAAAGTATCGCTCTTTAAAAAAATTAGATTTAGTCTATCAAATTTTAGATTATCAAGCAGCTAATCCTGTTCCTGTTAAAACTGATGAAAAACCTGCTCCAAAACCTAAAAGAGAGCGTATTCAAAAGCCTAAACAGAATAATAGTACTCCTCAAAAAATTGTTGAGCCTAAAAATAAACCTCAACAACCTAATAAAAATAATACTCCTAAGTTAGAAAGCGCTTCTAAGGTTGTAAATACTCAAAAAGAAGTTGCTGAAGTTAAAACTCAAACTCCTGAGTCTAGTAATACGGCACAACAAACTAAAGTTGAGTCGCAAGCTCAGCAAAAAAATAGGTCAAATCAAAATCGTTCGCAACAAAAAGATTCTAAACCTCAAAGTAATAAGAATCAAAACAAAGGCAACCATAATAACAATGGTAACAAAGATGGCAGAAATCGTTATCGTGAGCCAGATTTTGAGTTTGATGCGATTATTGAAAGTGAAGGTGTTTTAGATATTATGCAAGATGGTTATGGTTTCTTACGCTCTTCAGATTACAACTACTTGTCATCTCCTGATGATATTTATGTGTCCCAATCTCAAATTAGATTATTTGGATTAAAAACTGGAGATACTGTGCTAGGACATGTTAGGCCTCCTAAGGAAGGTGAAAAATACTTCCCATTAATTAAAGTTGTTTCAATTAATGGACAAGATCCTAAAGTAGTTAGAGATCGTGTTTCTTTTGAACATTTAACACCTCTCTTTCCTAAAGAAAAATTTAATCTTGCTGAAAAACAAAGTACTATTTCTACTAGAATAATGGATTTGTTTTCCCCTATAGGAAAAGGGCAGCGTGGTATGATCGTGTCACAGCCAAAAACAGGAAAAACCATGTTACTTAAGGATGTTGCCAATGCAATTGCTGCAAACCACCCTGAAGTATATCAAATGATCTTATTAATAGATGAACGTCCTGAAGAAGTTACAGATATGCAACGTAATGTTCGTGGAGAAGTAATTGCTTCTACATTTGACAAAGAAGCTCACGAACATGTTAAGATTGCTAATATTGTTTTAGAAAAAGCAAAACGCTTAGTTGAGTGTGGTCATGATGTGGTTATTTTATTAGATTCTATAACACGTTTGGCAAGAGCTTATAATACTGTACAGCCTGCTTCTGGTAAAATTTTAAGTGGTGGTGTAGATGCTAATGCTTTACACAAACCAAAGCGCTTTTTTGGAGCTGCTAGAAATATTGAAAATGGAGGCTCTCTTTCTATTATTGCTACGGCATTAACTGAAACGGGTTCTAAAATGGACGAAGTAATCTTTGAGGAATTTAAAGGAACTGGTAATATGGAGTTACAATTAGATCGTAAAATATCTAACCGTAGAATTTTCCCTGCAATAGATCTCACATCTTCAAGTACACGTAGAGATGATTTATTATTAGATGATAATACAATACAACGCATGTGGGTAATGCGTAAATATCTCGCAGATATGAATCCTGTTGAAGCCATGGAGTTCATTAACGATCGTTTTAAACAAACTCGTAACAATGAAGAGTTTTTAATCTCTATGAATAGCTAA
- a CDS encoding proline--tRNA ligase has product MSKNLTERSEDYSKWYNELVVKADLAENSAVRGCMVIKPYGYAIWEKMQAELDRMFKETGHQNAYFPLFVPKSLFEAEEKNAEGFAKECAVVTHYRLQNDPDNTGKLRVDPEAKLEEELVVRPTSEAIIWNTYKGWIQSYRDLPLLINQWANVVRWEMRTRLFLRTAEFLWQEGHTAHETKKEALAEAELMNDVYAEFAENFMAIPVIKGLKTESERFAGAEETFCIEALMQDGKALQAGTSHFLGQNFAKAFDVKFTNKEGKQDYVWATSWGVSTRLMGALIMTHSDDKGLVLPPNLAPNQVVIVPIYKTEEQFEAITELANTLMKDLRSKNVSVKFDNRTTFRPGAKFAQHELQGVPLRIAIGPKDLENGTVELARRDTLTKEVVELNNLVETVSNLMKEIQDSLYKKALDYRDSHTTTVESFEEFKDVLENKTGFVSAHWDGTPETEDKIKELTKATIRCIPLNAEKEIGKCIFTGNPSKQRVLFAKAY; this is encoded by the coding sequence ATGAGTAAAAACCTTACAGAAAGAAGTGAAGATTATTCGAAATGGTATAACGAACTTGTTGTAAAGGCTGATCTAGCTGAGAACTCAGCAGTTAGAGGGTGTATGGTAATAAAACCTTATGGTTATGCAATTTGGGAAAAAATGCAAGCAGAATTAGATAGAATGTTTAAAGAAACTGGACATCAAAACGCATATTTTCCACTTTTTGTGCCTAAAAGTTTGTTTGAAGCTGAAGAAAAAAATGCTGAAGGATTCGCTAAAGAGTGTGCTGTTGTTACACATTATAGGTTACAAAATGATCCAGATAATACTGGAAAACTACGCGTTGATCCAGAAGCAAAATTAGAAGAAGAGTTGGTAGTTAGACCTACAAGTGAGGCTATTATTTGGAATACTTATAAAGGTTGGATTCAATCGTATAGGGATTTGCCGTTACTAATAAATCAATGGGCTAATGTAGTACGTTGGGAGATGCGAACCAGGCTGTTTTTGCGTACGGCAGAATTTTTATGGCAAGAAGGACATACAGCTCACGAAACAAAAAAGGAAGCTTTAGCTGAAGCAGAACTTATGAATGATGTTTATGCAGAATTTGCAGAAAACTTTATGGCTATTCCTGTTATAAAGGGTTTAAAAACAGAGAGTGAGCGTTTTGCAGGTGCCGAAGAGACATTTTGTATAGAAGCTCTAATGCAAGATGGAAAGGCATTACAAGCTGGAACATCACATTTTTTAGGACAGAATTTTGCTAAAGCATTTGATGTTAAATTCACAAATAAAGAAGGTAAACAAGATTATGTTTGGGCAACTTCTTGGGGAGTATCTACGCGATTAATGGGGGCATTAATAATGACTCATAGTGACGATAAAGGCTTAGTATTGCCACCAAATTTAGCGCCAAATCAAGTGGTGATTGTACCTATATATAAAACAGAAGAACAATTTGAAGCGATTACAGAATTAGCAAATACGCTCATGAAAGATCTAAGAAGCAAAAATGTTTCTGTGAAGTTTGATAACCGAACAACATTTAGACCAGGAGCAAAATTTGCACAACATGAACTACAAGGTGTGCCACTACGTATCGCAATAGGCCCTAAAGACCTTGAAAATGGTACTGTTGAGTTGGCGAGAAGAGATACGCTAACTAAAGAAGTCGTTGAATTGAATAATCTGGTTGAAACAGTTTCTAATTTAATGAAAGAGATTCAAGATAGCTTATATAAAAAGGCATTAGATTATCGAGATTCTCATACTACAACAGTTGAATCGTTTGAAGAATTTAAAGATGTTTTAGAGAATAAAACAGGATTTGTCTCTGCACACTGGGATGGTACTCCAGAAACAGAAGATAAAATTAAAGAACTGACAAAAGCAACTATACGTTGCATTCCTTTAAATGCTGAGAAAGAGATAGGTAAATGTATTTTTACAGGTAATCCATCTAAACAAAGAGTGTTGTTTGCAAAGGCATATTAA